A genomic segment from Gilvibacter sp. SZ-19 encodes:
- a CDS encoding DUF3467 domain-containing protein: MSDSKEQKKGQINIELDEAVAEGIYSNLAIINHSVSEFVIDYVTIMPGTPKSKVKARIILTPQHAKRFHKALGDNIKRFEAANGSIQDVEQPPIPLNFGPTGEA; encoded by the coding sequence ATGAGCGATAGTAAAGAACAAAAAAAAGGGCAGATCAATATCGAATTGGACGAAGCAGTGGCCGAAGGAATCTACAGCAATCTCGCCATTATCAATCACTCTGTCTCTGAATTTGTGATCGATTATGTGACCATTATGCCAGGCACTCCTAAAAGCAAGGTTAAAGCGAGAATTATCCTTACCCCACAACACGCCAAACGATTCCATAAGGCTCTTGGCGATAACATCAAGCGATTTGAGGCGGCCAATGGCAGTATTCAAGATGTTGAGCAACCGCCAATACCCTTGAATTTTGGCCCTACAGGAGAGGCCTAG